The following are encoded together in the Equus quagga isolate Etosha38 chromosome 15, UCLA_HA_Equagga_1.0, whole genome shotgun sequence genome:
- the MTMR3 gene encoding myotubularin-related protein 3 isoform X3: MDEETRHSLECIQANQIFPRKQLIREDENLQVPFLELHGESTEYVGRAEDAIIALSNYRLHIKFKESLVNTASQSTASEIPVPLQLIESVECRDIFQLHLTCKDCKVIRCQFSTFEQCQEWLKRLNNAIRPPAKIEDLFSFAYHAWCMEVYASEKEQHGDLCRPGEHVTSRFKNEVERMGFDMNNAWRISNINEKYKLCGSYPQELIVPAWITDKELESVASFRSWKRIPAVVYRHQSNGAVIARCGQPEVSWWGWRNADDEHLVQSVAKACASDSRSGGSKLSTRNSPRDFPNPGDLSDVDFDSSLSNTSGAESLAIQPQKLLILDARSYAAAVANRAKGGGCECPEYYPNCEVVFMGMANIHSIRRSFQSLRLLCTQMPDPGNWLSALESTKWLHHLSVLLKSALLVVHAVDRDQRPVLAHCSDGWDRTPQIVALAKLLLDPYYRTIEGFQVLVEMEWLDFGHKFADRCGHGENSDDLNERCPVFLQWLDCVHQLQRQFPCSFEFNEAFLVKLVQHTYSCLFGTFLCNNAKERGEKHTQERTCSVWSLLRAGNKAFKNLLYSSQSEAVLYPVCHVRNLMLWSAVYLPCPSPSTPVDDSCAPYPAPGTSPDDPPLSRLPKTRSFDNLTTACDNTVPLASRRSSDPSLNEKWQEHRRSLELSSLAGPGEEPLDPDSLGKPTKVLGGAELSVAAGVAEGQMENILQEATKEESGVEEPAHRGSIEMQVKEEVLLEKENRGKIPEGSAIVLHQIPELDAAALRSHPVLPSSLQEPLRGEDAQEVPVEQPHTGAVAEDREEAVLPIPVDAQAGYGTSQSSSLLPSQVPFEARGSNADSSMDMLMEDKVKSESELQGHLRPCLVNSGRFSGKDMLPQALEPRPLERSLTERPQVGSLVHRTSPDSIHSPVHSPCALPLAECKEGLVCNGAPETENKASEQQPLGLSTLQKYPTPNGHCANGEAGRSKDSLSRQLSVTSCSSAHLHSRNLHKWLHSHSGRPSATGSPDQPSRSHLDDDGMPVYTDTIQQRLRQIESGHQQEVETLKKQVQELRSRLESQYLTSSLHFNGDFGDEVTSIPDSESNLDQNCLSRCSTEIFSEASWEQVDKQDTEMTRWLPDHLAAHCYACDSTFWLASRKHHCRNCGNVFCSSCCNQKVPVPSQQLFEPSRVCKSCYSSLHPTSSSIDLELDKPIAATSN; the protein is encoded by the exons ACCGCCTCTCAATCTACTGCTTCTGAGATCCCA GTTCCATTACAGCTTATAGAAAGTGTTGAATGCCGAGATATATTTCAGCTTCATTTGACATGTAAAGACTGCAAAGTTATCAG GTGTCAGTTCTCAACCTTTGAGCAGTGTCAAGAGTGGCTTAAGAGACTGAACAATGCAATTCGGCCACCTGCTAAAATAGAAGATCTCTTCTCATTTGCTTACCACGCTTGGTGCATGGAGGTCTACGCCAGTGAAAAAGAGCAACATGGAGACCTGTGCAGACCAG GGGAGCACGTAACGTCAAGGTTTAAAAACGAAGTGGAGCGGATGGGTTTTGATATGAACAATGCCTGGAGGATTTCCAACATCAATGAGAAGTACAA GCTATGTGGTAGCTATCCACAGGAGCTCATAGTGCCTGCCTGGATCACTGACAAAGAACTAGAAAGTGTAGCAAGCTTCAGATCCTGGAAGCGCATCCCTGCTGTCGTCTACAG GCACCAGAGCAATGGAGCTGTCATCGCCCGCTGTGGACAGCCAGAGGTCAGCTGGTGGGGCTGGCGAAATGCCGATGATGAGCATCTGGTGCAGTCAGTAGCCAAAGCTTGTGCCTCTGACTCCCGATCAGGTGGCAGCAAGCTATCAACTAGGAACAGTCCTCGAGACTTCCCCAATCCAGGAGACCTTTCTGACGTGGACTTTG ATTCTTCTCTGTCAAATACTTCAGGAGCAGAGAGTTTGGCCATCCAACCACAGAAGCTTTTGATCTTGGATGCACGCTCCTATGCAGCAGCTGTGGCAAACCGAGCCAAAGGAGGAGGGTGTGAATGCCCAG AGTATTACCCAAACTGTGAAGTTGTATTTATGGGGATGGCAAATATTCATTCAATTCGGAGGAGTTTTCAGTCCCTGCGGTTGCTCTGCACACAGATGCCAGATCCGGGAAA TTGGCTCTCAGCTCTTGAAAGCACAAAATGGCTCCATCACCTGTCTGTGCTTCTGAAGTCGGCACTTCTGGTAGTGCACGCCGTGGATCGTGATCAGCGACCAGTGCTAGCACACTGCTCAGATGGCTGGGACCGAACCCCCCAGATTGTGGCATTAGCTAAGCTCTTACTGGACCCTTATTACCGAACCATAGAG GGTTTCCAGGTTCTCGTGGAGATGGAGTGGCTGGATTTTGGCCACAAGTTTGCTGACCGGTGTGGTCATGGGGAGAACTCGGATGATCTGAACGAGCGTTGCCCAGTGTTTCTGCAGTGGCTTGACTGTGTTCATCAGCTTCAGAGGCAATTTCCTTGCTCTTTTGAGTTCAATGAAGCATTCCTT GTGAAACTGGTGCAACATACCTATTCCTGCCTCTTTGGAACATTCCTGTGCAACAAcgccaaggagagaggggaaaagcaTACTCAGGAACGAACATGTTCCGTGTGGTCGCTCCTTCGGGCCGGCAACAAGGCTTTCAAAAACCTACTGTATTCCTCTCAGTCAGAAGCC GTGCTGTACCCTGTGTGCCACGTGCGCAATCTAATGCTGTGGAGTGCAGTGTATCTGCCCTGCCCTTCCCCGTCCACCCCTGTGGACGACAGCTGTGCACCATACCCAGCACCTGGCACCAGCCCTGATGATCCACCCCTGAGCCG GCTACCAAAGACTAGATCATTTGACAATCTGACCACAGCCTGCGACAACACAGTGCCTCTAGCCAGCCGGCGCAGCAGTGACCCAAGCCTTAACGAGAAGTGGCAGGAGCACCGGCGCTCACTAGAACTGAGCAGCCTGGCTGGTCCTGGAGAGGAACCTCTTGATCCTGACAGCCTGGGGAAGCCAACCAAAGTGCTGGGTGGCGCCGAGCTGTCTGTTGCAGCTGGAGTGGCCGAGGGGCAGATGGAGAACATTTTGCAagaggccaccaaagaggagagTGGGGTAGAGGAGCCTGCCCACAGGGGGAGCATTGAGATGCAGGTCAAAGAGGAGGTGCTCTTAGAAAAGGAGAACAGGGGGAAGATCCCTGAGGGCTCTGCCATTGTACTTCATCAAATCCCGGAACTGGATGCTGCTGCTCTGAGGAGTCATCCTGTTCTCCCCAGTTCTCTCCAGGAGCCTCTCAGGGGAGAGGATGCCCAAGAGGTCCCTGTAGAACAGCCTCACACAGGAGCTGTCGCAGAGGACAGGGAGGAAGCAGTTCTTCCAATCCCAGTAGATGCACAAGCTGGCTATGGTACCTCACAGTCAAGTTCTCTGCTGCCCTCCCAAGTCCCATTTGAGGCCAGAGGATCAAACGCAGACAGCTCCATGGACATGTTAATGGAAGATAAAGTGAAGTCAGAAAGTGAGCTCCAAGGCCATCTTAGACCTTGCCTGGTAAACAGTGGCAGGTTCAGTGGCAAGGACATGCTTCCTCAAGCCTTGGAGCCCAGGCCTTTGGAGAGGAGCCTGACTGAGAGGCCCCAAGTGGGATCTTTGGTGCATAGGACTTCCCCTGACAGCATCCACAGCCCAGTGCATTCTCCTTGTGCCTTGCCTTTAGCCGAATGTAAAGAGGGGCTCGTGTGCAATGGTGCCCCAGAGACTGAAAATAAGGCCTCAGAGCAGCAGCCCCTAGGGCTTAGCACCCTCCAGAAGTACCCCACCCCCAATGGGCACTGCGCCAATGGGGAGGCTGGTAGGAGCAAGGACTCACTGAGTCGCCAGCTGTCTGTCACAAGCTGCAGCTCTGCCCACTTACACTCAAGGAACTTGCACAAGTGGCTGCACAGCCACTCGGGGAGGCCGTCTGCAACTGGCAGCCCTGACCAGCCTTCTCGCAGCCACTTGGATGATGATGGCATGCCTGTGTACACGGACACTATCCAACAGCGCCTGCGTCAGATTGAGTCAGGTCATCAGCAGGAAGTGGAGACCTTGAAGAAACAAGTCCAGGAGCTAAGGAGTCGCCTGGAGAGCCAGTACCTGACCAGCTCCCTGCACTTCAATGGGGACTTTGGGGATGAAGTA ACTTCAATCCCTGACTCGGAAAGCAATCTGGATCAGAACTGTTTGTCTCGCTGCAGCACAGAGATTTTCTCTGAAGCCAGCTGGGAGCAGGTGGATAAACAGGACACAGAG ATGACCCGTTGGCTCCCTGACCACCTGGCGGCCCACTGCTATGCGTGCGACAGCACCTTCTGGCTTGCCAGCAGGAAGCACCACTGCAG GAATTGTGGGAACGTATTCTGCTCCAGTTGTTGTAACCAGAAGGTTCCAGTTCCAAGCCAGCAGCTCTTTGAACCTAGTCGAGTGTGCAAGTCTTGCTACAGCAGCCTGCATCCCACAAGCTCCAGCATTGATCTTGAACTGGATAAGCCCATTGCTGCCACTTCAAACTGA
- the MTMR3 gene encoding myotubularin-related protein 3 isoform X2, translating into MDEETRHSLECIQANQIFPRKQLIREDENLQVPFLELHGESTEYVGRAEDAIIALSNYRLHIKFKESLVNTASQSTASEIPVPLQLIESVECRDIFQLHLTCKDCKVIRCQFSTFEQCQEWLKRLNNAIRPPAKIEDLFSFAYHAWCMEVYASEKEQHGDLCRPGEHVTSRFKNEVERMGFDMNNAWRISNINEKYKLCGSYPQELIVPAWITDKELESVASFRSWKRIPAVVYRHQSNGAVIARCGQPEVSWWGWRNADDEHLVQSVAKACASDSRSGGSKLSTRNSPRDFPNPGDLSDVDFGAESLAIQPQKLLILDARSYAAAVANRAKGGGCECPEYYPNCEVVFMGMANIHSIRRSFQSLRLLCTQMPDPGNWLSALESTKWLHHLSVLLKSALLVVHAVDRDQRPVLAHCSDGWDRTPQIVALAKLLLDPYYRTIEGFQVLVEMEWLDFGHKFADRCGHGENSDDLNERCPVFLQWLDCVHQLQRQFPCSFEFNEAFLVKLVQHTYSCLFGTFLCNNAKERGEKHTQERTCSVWSLLRAGNKAFKNLLYSSQSEAVLYPVCHVRNLMLWSAVYLPCPSPSTPVDDSCAPYPAPGTSPDDPPLSRLPKTRSFDNLTTACDNTVPLASRRSSDPSLNEKWQEHRRSLELSSLAGPGEEPLDPDSLGKPTKVLGGAELSVAAGVAEGQMENILQEATKEESGVEEPAHRGSIEMQVKEEVLLEKENRGKIPEGSAIVLHQIPELDAAALRSHPVLPSSLQEPLRGEDAQEVPVEQPHTGAVAEDREEAVLPIPVDAQAGYGTSQSSSLLPSQVPFEARGSNADSSMDMLMEDKVKSESELQGHLRPCLVNSGRFSGKDMLPQALEPRPLERSLTERPQVGSLVHRTSPDSIHSPVHSPCALPLAECKEGLVCNGAPETENKASEQQPLGLSTLQKYPTPNGHCANGEAGRSKDSLSRQLSVTSCSSAHLHSRNLHKWLHSHSGRPSATGSPDQPSRSHLDDDGMPVYTDTIQQRLRQIESGHQQEVETLKKQVQELRSRLESQYLTSSLHFNGDFGDEVTSIPDSESNLDQNCLSRCSTEIFSEASWEQVDKQDTEMTRWLPDHLAAHCYACDSTFWLASRKHHCRDTDRVDQTWNCGNVFCSSCCNQKVPVPSQQLFEPSRVCKSCYSSLHPTSSSIDLELDKPIAATSN; encoded by the exons ACCGCCTCTCAATCTACTGCTTCTGAGATCCCA GTTCCATTACAGCTTATAGAAAGTGTTGAATGCCGAGATATATTTCAGCTTCATTTGACATGTAAAGACTGCAAAGTTATCAG GTGTCAGTTCTCAACCTTTGAGCAGTGTCAAGAGTGGCTTAAGAGACTGAACAATGCAATTCGGCCACCTGCTAAAATAGAAGATCTCTTCTCATTTGCTTACCACGCTTGGTGCATGGAGGTCTACGCCAGTGAAAAAGAGCAACATGGAGACCTGTGCAGACCAG GGGAGCACGTAACGTCAAGGTTTAAAAACGAAGTGGAGCGGATGGGTTTTGATATGAACAATGCCTGGAGGATTTCCAACATCAATGAGAAGTACAA GCTATGTGGTAGCTATCCACAGGAGCTCATAGTGCCTGCCTGGATCACTGACAAAGAACTAGAAAGTGTAGCAAGCTTCAGATCCTGGAAGCGCATCCCTGCTGTCGTCTACAG GCACCAGAGCAATGGAGCTGTCATCGCCCGCTGTGGACAGCCAGAGGTCAGCTGGTGGGGCTGGCGAAATGCCGATGATGAGCATCTGGTGCAGTCAGTAGCCAAAGCTTGTGCCTCTGACTCCCGATCAGGTGGCAGCAAGCTATCAACTAGGAACAGTCCTCGAGACTTCCCCAATCCAGGAGACCTTTCTGACGTGGACTTTG GAGCAGAGAGTTTGGCCATCCAACCACAGAAGCTTTTGATCTTGGATGCACGCTCCTATGCAGCAGCTGTGGCAAACCGAGCCAAAGGAGGAGGGTGTGAATGCCCAG AGTATTACCCAAACTGTGAAGTTGTATTTATGGGGATGGCAAATATTCATTCAATTCGGAGGAGTTTTCAGTCCCTGCGGTTGCTCTGCACACAGATGCCAGATCCGGGAAA TTGGCTCTCAGCTCTTGAAAGCACAAAATGGCTCCATCACCTGTCTGTGCTTCTGAAGTCGGCACTTCTGGTAGTGCACGCCGTGGATCGTGATCAGCGACCAGTGCTAGCACACTGCTCAGATGGCTGGGACCGAACCCCCCAGATTGTGGCATTAGCTAAGCTCTTACTGGACCCTTATTACCGAACCATAGAG GGTTTCCAGGTTCTCGTGGAGATGGAGTGGCTGGATTTTGGCCACAAGTTTGCTGACCGGTGTGGTCATGGGGAGAACTCGGATGATCTGAACGAGCGTTGCCCAGTGTTTCTGCAGTGGCTTGACTGTGTTCATCAGCTTCAGAGGCAATTTCCTTGCTCTTTTGAGTTCAATGAAGCATTCCTT GTGAAACTGGTGCAACATACCTATTCCTGCCTCTTTGGAACATTCCTGTGCAACAAcgccaaggagagaggggaaaagcaTACTCAGGAACGAACATGTTCCGTGTGGTCGCTCCTTCGGGCCGGCAACAAGGCTTTCAAAAACCTACTGTATTCCTCTCAGTCAGAAGCC GTGCTGTACCCTGTGTGCCACGTGCGCAATCTAATGCTGTGGAGTGCAGTGTATCTGCCCTGCCCTTCCCCGTCCACCCCTGTGGACGACAGCTGTGCACCATACCCAGCACCTGGCACCAGCCCTGATGATCCACCCCTGAGCCG GCTACCAAAGACTAGATCATTTGACAATCTGACCACAGCCTGCGACAACACAGTGCCTCTAGCCAGCCGGCGCAGCAGTGACCCAAGCCTTAACGAGAAGTGGCAGGAGCACCGGCGCTCACTAGAACTGAGCAGCCTGGCTGGTCCTGGAGAGGAACCTCTTGATCCTGACAGCCTGGGGAAGCCAACCAAAGTGCTGGGTGGCGCCGAGCTGTCTGTTGCAGCTGGAGTGGCCGAGGGGCAGATGGAGAACATTTTGCAagaggccaccaaagaggagagTGGGGTAGAGGAGCCTGCCCACAGGGGGAGCATTGAGATGCAGGTCAAAGAGGAGGTGCTCTTAGAAAAGGAGAACAGGGGGAAGATCCCTGAGGGCTCTGCCATTGTACTTCATCAAATCCCGGAACTGGATGCTGCTGCTCTGAGGAGTCATCCTGTTCTCCCCAGTTCTCTCCAGGAGCCTCTCAGGGGAGAGGATGCCCAAGAGGTCCCTGTAGAACAGCCTCACACAGGAGCTGTCGCAGAGGACAGGGAGGAAGCAGTTCTTCCAATCCCAGTAGATGCACAAGCTGGCTATGGTACCTCACAGTCAAGTTCTCTGCTGCCCTCCCAAGTCCCATTTGAGGCCAGAGGATCAAACGCAGACAGCTCCATGGACATGTTAATGGAAGATAAAGTGAAGTCAGAAAGTGAGCTCCAAGGCCATCTTAGACCTTGCCTGGTAAACAGTGGCAGGTTCAGTGGCAAGGACATGCTTCCTCAAGCCTTGGAGCCCAGGCCTTTGGAGAGGAGCCTGACTGAGAGGCCCCAAGTGGGATCTTTGGTGCATAGGACTTCCCCTGACAGCATCCACAGCCCAGTGCATTCTCCTTGTGCCTTGCCTTTAGCCGAATGTAAAGAGGGGCTCGTGTGCAATGGTGCCCCAGAGACTGAAAATAAGGCCTCAGAGCAGCAGCCCCTAGGGCTTAGCACCCTCCAGAAGTACCCCACCCCCAATGGGCACTGCGCCAATGGGGAGGCTGGTAGGAGCAAGGACTCACTGAGTCGCCAGCTGTCTGTCACAAGCTGCAGCTCTGCCCACTTACACTCAAGGAACTTGCACAAGTGGCTGCACAGCCACTCGGGGAGGCCGTCTGCAACTGGCAGCCCTGACCAGCCTTCTCGCAGCCACTTGGATGATGATGGCATGCCTGTGTACACGGACACTATCCAACAGCGCCTGCGTCAGATTGAGTCAGGTCATCAGCAGGAAGTGGAGACCTTGAAGAAACAAGTCCAGGAGCTAAGGAGTCGCCTGGAGAGCCAGTACCTGACCAGCTCCCTGCACTTCAATGGGGACTTTGGGGATGAAGTA ACTTCAATCCCTGACTCGGAAAGCAATCTGGATCAGAACTGTTTGTCTCGCTGCAGCACAGAGATTTTCTCTGAAGCCAGCTGGGAGCAGGTGGATAAACAGGACACAGAG ATGACCCGTTGGCTCCCTGACCACCTGGCGGCCCACTGCTATGCGTGCGACAGCACCTTCTGGCTTGCCAGCAGGAAGCACCACTGCAG GGACACTGACCGTGTTGATCAAACGTG GAATTGTGGGAACGTATTCTGCTCCAGTTGTTGTAACCAGAAGGTTCCAGTTCCAAGCCAGCAGCTCTTTGAACCTAGTCGAGTGTGCAAGTCTTGCTACAGCAGCCTGCATCCCACAAGCTCCAGCATTGATCTTGAACTGGATAAGCCCATTGCTGCCACTTCAAACTGA
- the MTMR3 gene encoding myotubularin-related protein 3 isoform X7 produces the protein MDEETRHSLECIQANQIFPRKQLIREDENLQVPFLELHGESTEYVGRAEDAIIALSNYRLHIKFKESLVNTASQSTASEIPVPLQLIESVECRDIFQLHLTCKDCKVIRCQFSTFEQCQEWLKRLNNAIRPPAKIEDLFSFAYHAWCMEVYASEKEQHGDLCRPGEHVTSRFKNEVERMGFDMNNAWRISNINEKYKLCGSYPQELIVPAWITDKELESVASFRSWKRIPAVVYRHQSNGAVIARCGQPEVSWWGWRNADDEHLVQSVAKACASDSRSGGSKLSTRNSPRDFPNPGDLSDVDFDSSLSNTSGAESLAIQPQKLLILDARSYAAAVANRAKGGGCECPEYYPNCEVVFMGMANIHSIRRSFQSLRLLCTQMPDPGNWLSALESTKWLHHLSVLLKSALLVVHAVDRDQRPVLAHCSDGWDRTPQIVALAKLLLDPYYRTIEGFQVLVEMEWLDFGHKFADRCGHGENSDDLNERCPVFLQWLDCVHQLQRQFPCSFEFNEAFLVKLVQHTYSCLFGTFLCNNAKERGEKHTQERTCSVWSLLRAGNKAFKNLLYSSQSEAVLYPVCHVRNLMLWSAVYLPCPSPSTPVDDSCAPYPAPGTSPDDPPLSRLPKTRSFDNLTTACDNTVPLASRRSSDPSLNEKWQEHRRSLELSSLAGPGEEPLDPDSLGKPTKVLGGAELSVAAGVAEGQMENILQEATKEESGVEEPAHRGSIEMQVKEEVLLEKENRGKIPEGSAIVLHQIPELDAAALRSHPVLPSSLQEPLRGEDAQEVPVEQPHTGAVAEDREEAVLPIPVDAQAGYGTSQSSSLLPSQVPFEARGSNADSSMDMLMEDKVKSESELQGHLRPCLVNSGRFSGKDMLPQALEPRPLERSLTERPQVGSLVHRTSPDSIHSPVHSPCALPLAECKEGLVCNGAPETENKASEQQPLGLSTLQKYPTPNGHCANGEAGRSKDSLSRQLSVTSCSSAHLHSRNLHKWLHSHSGRPSATGSPDQPSRSHLDDDGMPVYTDTIQQRLRQIESGHQQEVETLKKQVQELRSRLESQYLTSSLHFNGDFGDEVMTRWLPDHLAAHCYACDSTFWLASRKHHCRNCGNVFCSSCCNQKVPVPSQQLFEPSRVCKSCYSSLHPTSSSIDLELDKPIAATSN, from the exons ACCGCCTCTCAATCTACTGCTTCTGAGATCCCA GTTCCATTACAGCTTATAGAAAGTGTTGAATGCCGAGATATATTTCAGCTTCATTTGACATGTAAAGACTGCAAAGTTATCAG GTGTCAGTTCTCAACCTTTGAGCAGTGTCAAGAGTGGCTTAAGAGACTGAACAATGCAATTCGGCCACCTGCTAAAATAGAAGATCTCTTCTCATTTGCTTACCACGCTTGGTGCATGGAGGTCTACGCCAGTGAAAAAGAGCAACATGGAGACCTGTGCAGACCAG GGGAGCACGTAACGTCAAGGTTTAAAAACGAAGTGGAGCGGATGGGTTTTGATATGAACAATGCCTGGAGGATTTCCAACATCAATGAGAAGTACAA GCTATGTGGTAGCTATCCACAGGAGCTCATAGTGCCTGCCTGGATCACTGACAAAGAACTAGAAAGTGTAGCAAGCTTCAGATCCTGGAAGCGCATCCCTGCTGTCGTCTACAG GCACCAGAGCAATGGAGCTGTCATCGCCCGCTGTGGACAGCCAGAGGTCAGCTGGTGGGGCTGGCGAAATGCCGATGATGAGCATCTGGTGCAGTCAGTAGCCAAAGCTTGTGCCTCTGACTCCCGATCAGGTGGCAGCAAGCTATCAACTAGGAACAGTCCTCGAGACTTCCCCAATCCAGGAGACCTTTCTGACGTGGACTTTG ATTCTTCTCTGTCAAATACTTCAGGAGCAGAGAGTTTGGCCATCCAACCACAGAAGCTTTTGATCTTGGATGCACGCTCCTATGCAGCAGCTGTGGCAAACCGAGCCAAAGGAGGAGGGTGTGAATGCCCAG AGTATTACCCAAACTGTGAAGTTGTATTTATGGGGATGGCAAATATTCATTCAATTCGGAGGAGTTTTCAGTCCCTGCGGTTGCTCTGCACACAGATGCCAGATCCGGGAAA TTGGCTCTCAGCTCTTGAAAGCACAAAATGGCTCCATCACCTGTCTGTGCTTCTGAAGTCGGCACTTCTGGTAGTGCACGCCGTGGATCGTGATCAGCGACCAGTGCTAGCACACTGCTCAGATGGCTGGGACCGAACCCCCCAGATTGTGGCATTAGCTAAGCTCTTACTGGACCCTTATTACCGAACCATAGAG GGTTTCCAGGTTCTCGTGGAGATGGAGTGGCTGGATTTTGGCCACAAGTTTGCTGACCGGTGTGGTCATGGGGAGAACTCGGATGATCTGAACGAGCGTTGCCCAGTGTTTCTGCAGTGGCTTGACTGTGTTCATCAGCTTCAGAGGCAATTTCCTTGCTCTTTTGAGTTCAATGAAGCATTCCTT GTGAAACTGGTGCAACATACCTATTCCTGCCTCTTTGGAACATTCCTGTGCAACAAcgccaaggagagaggggaaaagcaTACTCAGGAACGAACATGTTCCGTGTGGTCGCTCCTTCGGGCCGGCAACAAGGCTTTCAAAAACCTACTGTATTCCTCTCAGTCAGAAGCC GTGCTGTACCCTGTGTGCCACGTGCGCAATCTAATGCTGTGGAGTGCAGTGTATCTGCCCTGCCCTTCCCCGTCCACCCCTGTGGACGACAGCTGTGCACCATACCCAGCACCTGGCACCAGCCCTGATGATCCACCCCTGAGCCG GCTACCAAAGACTAGATCATTTGACAATCTGACCACAGCCTGCGACAACACAGTGCCTCTAGCCAGCCGGCGCAGCAGTGACCCAAGCCTTAACGAGAAGTGGCAGGAGCACCGGCGCTCACTAGAACTGAGCAGCCTGGCTGGTCCTGGAGAGGAACCTCTTGATCCTGACAGCCTGGGGAAGCCAACCAAAGTGCTGGGTGGCGCCGAGCTGTCTGTTGCAGCTGGAGTGGCCGAGGGGCAGATGGAGAACATTTTGCAagaggccaccaaagaggagagTGGGGTAGAGGAGCCTGCCCACAGGGGGAGCATTGAGATGCAGGTCAAAGAGGAGGTGCTCTTAGAAAAGGAGAACAGGGGGAAGATCCCTGAGGGCTCTGCCATTGTACTTCATCAAATCCCGGAACTGGATGCTGCTGCTCTGAGGAGTCATCCTGTTCTCCCCAGTTCTCTCCAGGAGCCTCTCAGGGGAGAGGATGCCCAAGAGGTCCCTGTAGAACAGCCTCACACAGGAGCTGTCGCAGAGGACAGGGAGGAAGCAGTTCTTCCAATCCCAGTAGATGCACAAGCTGGCTATGGTACCTCACAGTCAAGTTCTCTGCTGCCCTCCCAAGTCCCATTTGAGGCCAGAGGATCAAACGCAGACAGCTCCATGGACATGTTAATGGAAGATAAAGTGAAGTCAGAAAGTGAGCTCCAAGGCCATCTTAGACCTTGCCTGGTAAACAGTGGCAGGTTCAGTGGCAAGGACATGCTTCCTCAAGCCTTGGAGCCCAGGCCTTTGGAGAGGAGCCTGACTGAGAGGCCCCAAGTGGGATCTTTGGTGCATAGGACTTCCCCTGACAGCATCCACAGCCCAGTGCATTCTCCTTGTGCCTTGCCTTTAGCCGAATGTAAAGAGGGGCTCGTGTGCAATGGTGCCCCAGAGACTGAAAATAAGGCCTCAGAGCAGCAGCCCCTAGGGCTTAGCACCCTCCAGAAGTACCCCACCCCCAATGGGCACTGCGCCAATGGGGAGGCTGGTAGGAGCAAGGACTCACTGAGTCGCCAGCTGTCTGTCACAAGCTGCAGCTCTGCCCACTTACACTCAAGGAACTTGCACAAGTGGCTGCACAGCCACTCGGGGAGGCCGTCTGCAACTGGCAGCCCTGACCAGCCTTCTCGCAGCCACTTGGATGATGATGGCATGCCTGTGTACACGGACACTATCCAACAGCGCCTGCGTCAGATTGAGTCAGGTCATCAGCAGGAAGTGGAGACCTTGAAGAAACAAGTCCAGGAGCTAAGGAGTCGCCTGGAGAGCCAGTACCTGACCAGCTCCCTGCACTTCAATGGGGACTTTGGGGATGAAGTA ATGACCCGTTGGCTCCCTGACCACCTGGCGGCCCACTGCTATGCGTGCGACAGCACCTTCTGGCTTGCCAGCAGGAAGCACCACTGCAG GAATTGTGGGAACGTATTCTGCTCCAGTTGTTGTAACCAGAAGGTTCCAGTTCCAAGCCAGCAGCTCTTTGAACCTAGTCGAGTGTGCAAGTCTTGCTACAGCAGCCTGCATCCCACAAGCTCCAGCATTGATCTTGAACTGGATAAGCCCATTGCTGCCACTTCAAACTGA